From Rudanella lutea DSM 19387, a single genomic window includes:
- a CDS encoding ATP-dependent Clp protease ATP-binding subunit has protein sequence MDAKFSNRVKEVITLSREEALRLGHDYIGTEHLLLGMIREGEGVAIGLLKKLGISLDELRVTIEQATKGTATNNVKNLANIPLTRQSEKTLKITYLEAKIFKSPLIGTEHLLLSILRDEDNVATQILNKYNVNYEVIKEMLEYQSSGTRPHMGPETDDDDNDRGMFGGGGSTGQGKEKGGEKSRTPVLDNFGRDLTKLAELGKLDPIVGREKEIERVAQILSRRKKNNPILIGEPGVGKTAIAEGLALRIVQKKVSRVLFGKRVVTLDLASLVAGTKYRGQFEERMKAVMNELEKSPEVILFIDELHTIVGAGGASGSLDASNMFKPALARGDIQCIGATTLDEYRQYIEKDGALARRFQMVMVDATSIDETIEILNNIKDKYEDHHHVNYTPEAVEAAVKLSERYISDRFLPDKAIDVLDEVGARVHISNITVPEDILKLEEQIENIKKEKNQVVKSQKYEEAAQLRDKEKRLIDQLERAKQAWEEDTKKRRYTVNEDNVAEVVAMMTGIPVTSVSNDEGKKLINMGEELKGRVIGQNPAIEKLVKAIQRTRVGLKDPKKPIGSFIFLGPTGVGKTELAKVLATYLFDKEDALVRIDMSEYMEKFSVSRLVGAPPGYVGYEEGGQLTEKIRRKPYSVVLLDEIEKAHPDVFNILLQVLDDGILTDGLGRRVDFRNTIIIMTSNIGVRDLKDFGAGIGFASRSRTENQDDMMKSTIQSALRKAFSPEFLNRLDDVIVFNSLQREDLHQIIDLLLAKLLGRVTSLGYKVELTEKAKDFLAEKGYDPQYGARPLNRAIQRYLEDPVAEEILKGDLKEGDVILADYSGEGEALTISVKKQEVVEE, from the coding sequence ATGGATGCAAAATTTTCGAATCGCGTTAAAGAAGTAATCACCTTGAGCCGGGAGGAAGCCCTCCGGCTGGGTCACGATTACATCGGCACCGAACACCTGCTGCTGGGCATGATCCGGGAGGGGGAAGGGGTGGCCATCGGCTTGCTAAAAAAACTCGGAATATCGCTCGACGAACTCCGGGTGACTATTGAGCAGGCGACGAAAGGAACGGCCACCAACAATGTAAAAAATCTGGCGAATATCCCGCTGACCCGTCAGTCGGAGAAGACGCTCAAGATTACGTATCTGGAGGCCAAAATCTTCAAAAGCCCGCTGATTGGTACTGAGCATTTGCTGTTGTCCATTCTCCGCGACGAAGACAATGTAGCCACGCAGATTCTGAACAAGTACAACGTTAATTACGAAGTGATTAAGGAGATGCTGGAATATCAATCATCCGGAACCCGTCCACACATGGGACCTGAAACCGACGACGATGACAACGATCGGGGGATGTTTGGCGGAGGTGGCAGCACCGGCCAGGGCAAGGAAAAAGGGGGCGAGAAATCGCGTACGCCCGTCCTTGACAACTTTGGCCGTGACCTGACCAAACTCGCTGAACTCGGCAAACTCGACCCAATCGTTGGCCGTGAAAAAGAAATTGAACGTGTGGCCCAGATCCTGAGCCGCCGGAAGAAAAATAACCCGATTCTGATTGGTGAGCCTGGCGTTGGTAAAACTGCTATCGCGGAAGGCCTCGCCCTGCGTATCGTTCAGAAAAAGGTATCGCGGGTGCTGTTTGGCAAGCGCGTCGTTACGCTCGACCTGGCTTCGCTGGTAGCCGGTACCAAGTACCGGGGTCAGTTTGAAGAGCGGATGAAGGCCGTAATGAATGAGCTGGAAAAGTCGCCCGAGGTGATTCTGTTCATCGACGAGCTGCACACGATTGTGGGCGCGGGCGGTGCCTCAGGTTCGCTTGATGCGTCGAACATGTTCAAGCCGGCACTGGCTCGGGGCGACATTCAATGCATTGGCGCCACTACACTCGACGAATACCGTCAGTACATTGAGAAAGATGGTGCCCTGGCCCGTCGTTTCCAGATGGTGATGGTCGATGCGACGTCGATTGACGAAACGATCGAAATCCTGAACAACATCAAGGATAAGTACGAAGATCACCACCACGTAAACTACACGCCGGAGGCTGTTGAGGCTGCGGTGAAACTGTCAGAGCGGTATATCTCTGACCGGTTCCTGCCCGACAAGGCGATCGACGTACTCGATGAAGTAGGTGCCCGCGTACACATCTCGAACATCACGGTGCCCGAAGATATTCTGAAGCTCGAAGAGCAGATCGAGAATATCAAGAAGGAGAAAAACCAGGTGGTGAAGAGCCAGAAATACGAAGAGGCCGCTCAACTCCGCGACAAGGAGAAGCGCCTGATCGATCAGCTGGAGCGTGCCAAGCAAGCCTGGGAAGAAGATACCAAGAAGCGCCGGTACACGGTCAACGAAGACAACGTAGCCGAAGTGGTGGCTATGATGACGGGCATCCCCGTAACGAGCGTTTCGAACGACGAAGGCAAGAAGCTCATTAACATGGGCGAAGAGCTGAAAGGTCGGGTAATTGGACAAAACCCCGCTATCGAGAAACTGGTGAAAGCCATTCAGCGGACGCGGGTGGGTCTGAAAGATCCGAAGAAACCGATCGGCTCATTTATCTTCCTCGGCCCAACCGGGGTTGGTAAAACCGAGTTGGCGAAAGTTCTGGCCACCTACCTCTTCGATAAAGAAGACGCGCTGGTACGGATTGATATGTCGGAGTACATGGAGAAATTCAGTGTAAGCCGACTGGTAGGAGCTCCTCCGGGCTACGTAGGCTACGAAGAAGGCGGTCAGCTGACCGAGAAGATTCGTCGGAAGCCGTACTCGGTGGTGTTGCTCGACGAAATCGAGAAAGCACACCCAGATGTGTTCAACATTCTGTTGCAAGTGCTCGATGATGGTATCCTGACTGATGGTCTGGGTCGCCGGGTCGATTTCCGCAACACGATCATCATCATGACCTCGAACATCGGGGTGCGTGACCTGAAAGACTTCGGTGCTGGTATTGGTTTTGCTTCGCGCAGCCGTACCGAGAATCAGGACGACATGATGAAGAGCACGATTCAAAGTGCGCTCCGGAAGGCGTTCTCGCCCGAATTCCTCAACCGTCTGGACGACGTGATCGTGTTCAATTCGCTGCAACGCGAAGACCTGCATCAGATCATCGACCTGCTGTTGGCGAAGTTGCTGGGCCGGGTTACGAGCCTGGGCTACAAGGTAGAGCTGACCGAGAAAGCGAAGGATTTCCTGGCCGAGAAAGGCTACGATCCGCAGTATGGTGCCCGCCCGCTCAACCGCGCCATCCAGCGTTATCTGGAAGATCCCGTTGCGGAAGAAATTCTGAAGGGTGATCTGAAAGAAGGCGATGTAATTCTGGCCGACTACTCAGGCGAAGGCGAAGCCCTGACCATTTCAGTGAAGAAGCAGGAAGTTGTTGAAGAATAA
- a CDS encoding WbqC family protein produces MDFFVGMLTHDEVHLEAHEQYQKQSYRNRCYVLTANKIDCLTVPVAGATNHQPIREVRIDNGTAWQQRHWRCLESAYRKAPFFEYYAPQLEAVYRREWKFLFDISWEMLTICRQMLGIKTALLLTEWYQKNPPDGTFDARSRMNAKNPPDKPLFYHPEPYMQNFGPHFAPNLSIVDLLFCMGPEARQYLTSERVKK; encoded by the coding sequence TTGGATTTTTTTGTGGGTATGCTCACGCACGATGAGGTGCATCTTGAGGCCCACGAGCAGTACCAGAAACAGAGTTACCGAAACCGGTGCTATGTGCTCACGGCCAACAAGATTGACTGCCTGACGGTACCGGTAGCCGGGGCCACCAACCATCAGCCCATTCGCGAGGTTCGGATCGACAACGGGACGGCCTGGCAACAGCGGCACTGGCGGTGTCTGGAAAGTGCCTATCGGAAGGCGCCTTTCTTTGAGTACTACGCTCCCCAACTGGAGGCCGTTTATCGTCGGGAGTGGAAGTTCCTGTTTGACATATCGTGGGAGATGCTGACAATTTGTCGGCAAATGCTGGGGATAAAGACCGCACTTTTGCTGACAGAATGGTACCAGAAAAACCCACCCGATGGTACATTTGACGCACGTTCGCGGATGAACGCTAAGAATCCGCCCGATAAGCCGCTGTTTTACCATCCGGAGCCATACATGCAAAACTTTGGCCCCCATTTTGCCCCCAACCTGAGCATAGTAGATCTTTTGTTCTGCATGGGGCCGGAAGCGAGGCAATATTTAACGAGTGAAAGAGTGAAAAAGTGA
- a CDS encoding lysophospholipid acyltransferase family protein, with translation MIFFHWLSRLPFSWLYALSDLLYLVLAYVVRYRRQVIVQNLSTAFPEKSAHDINKLTRGFYRNLTDLIVETIKLPALSADELLRRVRFQNPELISSRIAAGQPVIILASHQSNWEWLPASAQLNGIIADSVYKQLSSPFFENLMREIRSTFGVNPIPMHRLLRDVAVRRHVPRAIALVADQIPASPEVAYWLPFLNHETAFYPGPEKLARSLQLPVFYVEMVRVRRGYYDVTLHTLAEPPYNDLPDEAILTRYRDRLERTIQATPSDWLWSHKRWKHQREEYVGRGKQRG, from the coding sequence ATGATTTTCTTCCATTGGTTATCCCGACTGCCCTTTTCGTGGCTCTACGCCCTGTCGGATTTGCTGTACCTTGTACTGGCTTACGTGGTTCGTTACCGACGCCAGGTGATCGTTCAGAATCTGTCTACCGCTTTTCCCGAGAAGTCGGCACATGACATAAACAAGCTCACGCGGGGGTTCTACCGCAACCTGACCGACCTGATTGTGGAGACGATCAAACTCCCCGCCCTGAGCGCCGACGAACTGCTTCGGCGGGTTCGGTTTCAGAATCCCGAACTCATTAGCAGCCGGATTGCTGCCGGGCAGCCCGTTATCATTCTGGCTTCGCACCAGAGCAACTGGGAGTGGCTCCCCGCTTCGGCACAGCTCAACGGCATTATTGCCGACAGTGTGTACAAGCAACTGTCGAGCCCATTTTTTGAGAACCTGATGCGTGAAATCCGGTCTACGTTCGGCGTAAACCCCATTCCGATGCACCGGCTCCTGCGCGACGTAGCCGTACGTCGGCATGTGCCCCGTGCCATTGCGCTGGTGGCCGATCAGATTCCGGCCTCGCCCGAGGTGGCTTACTGGCTTCCCTTCCTGAACCACGAAACCGCGTTTTATCCGGGCCCCGAAAAGCTGGCCCGCTCGTTGCAACTCCCTGTTTTCTATGTCGAAATGGTACGGGTACGCCGGGGCTACTACGATGTTACGTTGCATACGCTGGCCGAGCCGCCCTACAATGACCTGCCTGATGAAGCCATTCTGACCCGGTACCGCGACCGGCTGGAGCGCACCATTCAAGCCACCCCCTCCGACTGGCTTTGGTCGCACAAGCGGTGGAAACATCAGCGTGAAGAATACGTGGGCAGAGGGAAGCAACGAGGATAA
- a CDS encoding response regulator, with the protein MNSAKKTFVVDDDPFWTAMLTQILNDLGFTNITTFSSGAECFQNLHLNPELIFLDYQMEGMDGLTVLQKIKAYNSKISVVFCTAHEDLGVAIDALQYGSLDYLLKGNANRQEVASIISA; encoded by the coding sequence ATGAATTCAGCAAAAAAAACATTTGTAGTTGACGATGACCCGTTCTGGACGGCCATGCTTACCCAAATCCTGAACGACCTGGGCTTCACGAATATCACCACCTTTTCGTCAGGTGCAGAATGCTTTCAGAATCTTCACCTGAACCCCGAGCTGATTTTTCTGGACTACCAGATGGAAGGTATGGATGGACTAACGGTTCTCCAGAAAATCAAAGCCTACAATTCGAAGATCAGCGTTGTGTTTTGCACTGCCCACGAAGACCTGGGAGTCGCCATTGATGCGCTTCAGTACGGTTCGCTCGACTACCTGCTCAAAGGTAATGCCAACCGACAGGAGGTTGCTTCGATCATCAGCGCGTAG
- a CDS encoding DUF4184 family protein, whose product MPFTFAHPAAILPLKQARYGFSLTALVMGSMVPDFEFILRMQVAENIGHHPIGFFLFDVPVALLLSVLFHHYVRDLLITHLPKWFRVRLAPFAGFNWVSYALNNKMRVFLSCLVGLLTHLFLDGFAHHDGVFVQWFPLLQAKLTLFQHSIPGYMVVQLVSSVIGLWLVYRAVATLPTVPDTTGTPSPLYWWAIINSAATLLLIRWISLPDHQTFWDLFFAGMGSLVYALIGVSMLFKAFEEFSWQEQSQ is encoded by the coding sequence ATGCCGTTCACCTTCGCTCATCCAGCCGCAATTCTCCCCCTGAAACAGGCTCGCTATGGCTTCTCGCTGACGGCGCTGGTTATGGGCAGTATGGTACCCGACTTCGAGTTTATTTTACGGATGCAGGTGGCCGAAAACATCGGGCATCACCCAATTGGCTTTTTCCTGTTCGACGTTCCGGTAGCCCTCCTCCTGAGCGTGCTTTTTCATCATTACGTTCGGGATCTGCTCATCACGCACCTGCCCAAATGGTTCCGGGTTCGATTGGCTCCGTTTGCCGGTTTCAACTGGGTTTCTTACGCCCTGAACAATAAGATGAGGGTCTTCTTGTCCTGCCTGGTCGGGCTGCTGACCCACCTGTTTCTGGATGGGTTCGCACATCACGACGGCGTATTTGTGCAATGGTTTCCCTTACTCCAGGCCAAACTAACCCTTTTCCAGCATAGCATACCTGGCTATATGGTTGTTCAGTTGGTCAGCAGCGTGATTGGGCTTTGGTTGGTGTATCGGGCTGTTGCTACACTGCCCACCGTACCCGACACCACCGGAACGCCTTCTCCCTTGTACTGGTGGGCCATTATCAATTCGGCCGCAACCCTGCTGCTTATTCGATGGATAAGCCTGCCGGATCATCAGACTTTCTGGGATCTGTTTTTTGCGGGTATGGGCAGCCTGGTCTACGCGCTGATTGGTGTCTCGATGCTCTTCAAGGCTTTCGAGGAGTTTAGCTGGCAGGAACAATCGCAGTAG
- a CDS encoding tetratricopeptide repeat protein, with amino-acid sequence MNRYPIYIIICLHIIGLHVTAKAQELTGQQREAYVQKAVQLRKEENYSAAIIQLDSILAKNPKDAGILLFKGDLKLQSNRFSEAVDVYKELLLLNYEPTIARINLSYALFMNHRPAKALYYAAEAWTQNKTNPSATVNYFNAMLWNSQTKQAAQFLSAQDSLLSPAQRLVLKARLYTTSGNYTKGLAFYDSLVRAFPDKHYLKEYSEVLLGKKEIKRSRETMQQHQTLFSATEYHSFTQKLKAAQFQNAGTEFVYFSDIAKNTRIEQIAWFQQHDGVRYRFRLSAGTSAITSVEGQKTTSQFAHVTINERFNKAWSGQTDLHLQTIRPEVGRPMGGLLGKQTIQYQPNDRRMIGLYYNGDVLNYTASLLEKNIRSNNFGYVTHILLSGKTGIYSQGSFGMLTDQNQRYQFFGSLYHLFRTEPTLKAGVNISALHFTNNTITAYFAPNRYLSSEVFADYSTALPHLSRFYFQSQAGVGMQQIETQAWQPAFRVQGEVGFRANHFETSLKYQTSNVASAVGTGYAFDWYTLRLLLKW; translated from the coding sequence ATGAACCGCTATCCAATCTATATCATAATCTGTCTACATATAATTGGGCTCCATGTAACGGCTAAGGCTCAGGAATTAACCGGCCAGCAACGCGAAGCATACGTTCAGAAGGCGGTTCAGTTGCGTAAGGAGGAGAACTATTCGGCCGCCATCATTCAGCTAGACAGCATCCTGGCCAAAAATCCGAAGGACGCGGGCATTCTATTATTCAAGGGGGATTTGAAGCTTCAGAGCAATCGCTTTAGCGAAGCAGTTGATGTATACAAAGAATTGTTGCTGCTGAATTATGAGCCCACAATCGCCCGGATCAACTTATCCTACGCCCTTTTCATGAATCATCGGCCAGCCAAGGCCCTTTACTACGCAGCCGAAGCCTGGACGCAGAATAAGACGAACCCCAGCGCTACGGTTAACTATTTCAACGCTATGCTCTGGAATAGTCAGACCAAACAAGCGGCTCAGTTTTTATCAGCCCAGGATTCTCTACTCAGCCCAGCGCAGCGATTGGTTCTTAAAGCCCGCCTGTACACAACCAGCGGCAACTATACTAAGGGCTTAGCCTTTTACGATAGTCTGGTTCGGGCTTTTCCGGACAAACACTACCTGAAGGAATACTCGGAAGTGCTGTTGGGGAAGAAAGAAATAAAGCGTTCGCGCGAAACCATGCAGCAACATCAAACGCTGTTCTCAGCGACTGAGTATCACTCGTTTACGCAAAAACTAAAGGCTGCCCAGTTTCAGAATGCCGGTACTGAATTCGTTTATTTCAGCGACATCGCCAAAAACACCCGCATCGAGCAAATTGCGTGGTTTCAGCAACACGACGGTGTTCGTTACCGGTTTCGATTGAGTGCCGGCACCTCGGCAATCACCTCGGTTGAAGGCCAGAAAACCACTTCACAGTTTGCCCATGTAACGATTAACGAGCGCTTCAACAAAGCCTGGAGTGGCCAAACCGATTTACATTTACAAACGATACGACCCGAGGTGGGTCGGCCAATGGGCGGGCTACTGGGCAAGCAAACGATTCAGTACCAGCCCAACGACCGCCGGATGATTGGGCTGTATTACAACGGCGATGTGCTCAACTACACAGCTTCCCTACTGGAGAAAAACATCCGCAGCAATAACTTCGGCTACGTAACCCATATTCTGCTGAGTGGTAAAACGGGCATTTACTCACAGGGGAGCTTCGGTATGTTGACCGATCAGAATCAGCGGTATCAGTTTTTCGGGTCACTCTATCACTTGTTCCGTACGGAGCCAACTCTGAAGGCGGGCGTGAACATCTCGGCCCTTCACTTCACCAACAATACGATTACGGCTTATTTCGCCCCTAATCGCTACCTGAGTTCGGAGGTTTTCGCCGATTACAGCACCGCTTTACCTCACTTATCCCGGTTCTATTTTCAGTCTCAGGCTGGAGTCGGTATGCAGCAAATAGAAACGCAGGCCTGGCAACCCGCTTTCCGGGTCCAGGGCGAGGTTGGTTTCCGGGCCAACCATTTTGAGACTTCATTGAAGTACCAAACCAGCAACGTCGCATCGGCCGTTGGTACCGGTTACGCCTTCGACTGGTACACCCTACGTCTGCTTTTGAAGTGGTAA
- a CDS encoding GtrA family protein, with protein sequence MNFKKGINVLLDLFYPIFRKVLPFQLYAYLAVGAMNTALNILLFAAIYALLPQPGLFINDFLVASYTISLAIAFVLTVPTGYWLAKNFAFRESGGGERQAGQRLGKYVLVVLQGLGSDYLLMKAMIVFLDIHPTVAKIISTVVVLTLNYLLQKYFTFKSQRVTP encoded by the coding sequence ATGAATTTTAAAAAAGGTATTAACGTCCTTCTGGATTTATTTTATCCGATTTTCAGGAAGGTGTTGCCCTTTCAGCTGTACGCCTATCTGGCCGTGGGTGCTATGAACACGGCACTCAATATTCTGTTGTTCGCGGCCATCTACGCGCTATTGCCCCAGCCGGGTTTGTTTATTAATGATTTTTTGGTTGCATCTTATACAATCAGTCTGGCTATCGCCTTTGTACTGACGGTACCGACCGGATACTGGTTGGCCAAAAACTTCGCGTTTCGTGAAAGCGGGGGAGGAGAAAGGCAGGCAGGGCAGCGACTGGGTAAGTACGTTCTGGTTGTGCTACAGGGGTTAGGGTCAGATTATCTTTTGATGAAGGCGATGATCGTTTTTCTGGACATCCACCCAACGGTTGCCAAGATTATCTCAACCGTAGTTGTGCTTACATTGAATTACCTGTTGCAAAAGTATTTTACGTTCAAGTCGCAACGGGTAACTCCGTAA
- a CDS encoding glycosyltransferase encodes MKIAFVSPYPPSQVTLNEYGYHLIRSFVGKPEVEAVYVLTNHLNDNLRYSQYALEGLELIPCWTFNNWFSVLDIREQLQELKPDVVILNLQFMTFGEGKIPAALGLLTPWMIKQMGIPSIVILHNITETVKLDTIGMAESKLKGDLFLWIGKQLTKFILKADLVGVTISQYVDILKSKYKAKNVILLPHGNFELPPRKPVPEPLKEINLMAFGKFGTYKKVEVMLDAVKLLERRYPDRKFTATIAGTDNPNVKGYLDGIRQRYSGMSNLVFTGYVPEEKVADIFHESTFVIFPYTTTTGSSGILHQAGSYARACILPKIDDLERVVEEEGYGGAYFETDNAESMADAVAHLIDHPEERKKIEEMNYAAAKGLPMNELAQWYLSHIQPLVLSEKGQPLAIQ; translated from the coding sequence ATGAAAATTGCGTTTGTATCGCCTTATCCCCCCAGTCAGGTAACACTCAATGAATATGGCTACCACCTGATCCGAAGCTTTGTTGGAAAACCAGAAGTTGAAGCCGTTTATGTGCTTACCAATCACCTCAACGATAACCTCCGCTACAGCCAGTATGCGCTTGAGGGCCTGGAGCTGATACCATGCTGGACTTTTAATAACTGGTTTAGCGTGCTGGATATTCGCGAGCAGCTTCAAGAGCTAAAGCCGGATGTCGTCATCCTGAACTTGCAGTTTATGACGTTTGGCGAAGGAAAAATCCCGGCCGCACTTGGCCTGCTGACCCCCTGGATGATCAAACAAATGGGAATTCCCTCGATCGTAATTCTGCACAATATAACCGAGACCGTTAAGCTCGATACGATTGGTATGGCGGAGAGTAAGCTGAAAGGTGATCTGTTTCTGTGGATCGGGAAGCAACTCACCAAATTCATTCTGAAGGCTGACCTGGTGGGTGTAACGATCTCGCAGTATGTAGACATTCTGAAAAGTAAGTATAAGGCCAAAAATGTCATTCTGTTACCCCATGGTAATTTTGAGCTACCTCCCCGCAAACCCGTTCCGGAGCCGCTGAAGGAAATAAACCTGATGGCGTTCGGCAAGTTTGGTACGTACAAAAAAGTGGAGGTGATGCTCGATGCCGTGAAACTGCTGGAACGTCGGTATCCGGACAGGAAATTTACGGCCACTATTGCAGGCACTGACAACCCCAACGTAAAAGGGTATCTGGACGGCATTCGGCAGCGGTATAGCGGTATGAGTAACCTGGTCTTCACCGGCTATGTGCCCGAAGAAAAAGTAGCCGATATTTTCCACGAGAGCACGTTTGTTATTTTCCCGTACACCACCACAACAGGTAGCTCGGGTATTCTGCACCAGGCTGGGAGTTATGCCCGGGCCTGTATTCTACCCAAGATCGACGATTTAGAGCGGGTCGTGGAAGAAGAAGGCTACGGTGGCGCGTACTTCGAGACCGATAATGCGGAGAGTATGGCCGATGCGGTGGCACATCTGATCGACCACCCCGAAGAGCGGAAGAAGATCGAAGAGATGAATTATGCGGCTGCCAAGGGGTTACCCATGAACGAACTGGCTCAGTGGTACCTGTCGCACATACAGCCGTTGGTTTTGTCGGAGAAGGGCCAGCCCCTGGCTATTCAATAA
- a CDS encoding glycosyltransferase yields MLESKDTNRMVISKPSDTVVSSHRYGIIVPCFNEEIRFPFGSFLSFAKKHPTVLLCFVNDGSNDKTVALLRGIQAESPENISVFSMKKNGGKSEAVRQGMLYVHQKFNVELLGFLDADLATKPEEWLQMAQYRDQYPQFGAIIGSRIKRLGANIRRDDSRSLFSSVVKLAIKVILNASFQDTQCGAKVFHRSLVPYLFKQSFMTPWLFDVEIFLRLQKKFGKSSLQKGVLEYPLMHWTEVGESKLKLKHTIKIPMQLMQLYYQYRLPAFLQFEAHPEFRSSKADK; encoded by the coding sequence ATGCTTGAGTCTAAAGATACAAACCGAATGGTTATTAGCAAACCTTCCGACACTGTCGTTTCAAGTCACCGTTACGGCATTATTGTCCCCTGTTTCAATGAGGAAATTCGTTTCCCATTTGGTAGTTTTCTTTCATTTGCCAAGAAGCATCCCACGGTTTTATTGTGCTTCGTAAACGATGGGAGTAATGATAAAACCGTTGCGCTGCTAAGAGGTATTCAGGCGGAGTCTCCCGAAAATATTTCGGTGTTTTCCATGAAGAAAAATGGCGGCAAATCGGAAGCGGTGCGTCAGGGTATGTTGTATGTGCACCAAAAATTTAACGTGGAATTATTGGGTTTTCTGGATGCCGACCTGGCTACCAAACCGGAAGAATGGCTACAGATGGCACAATATCGGGATCAGTACCCGCAATTTGGTGCTATTATCGGTAGTCGTATCAAGCGACTGGGAGCCAACATCCGCCGGGACGATAGTCGCTCGCTCTTTAGTAGTGTAGTGAAACTCGCTATTAAGGTAATCCTGAATGCCTCGTTTCAGGATACCCAATGTGGGGCCAAAGTTTTTCATCGGAGTCTGGTACCTTATCTATTCAAGCAATCGTTTATGACGCCCTGGTTGTTCGATGTTGAAATCTTCCTGCGTCTGCAAAAGAAGTTTGGTAAATCATCACTGCAGAAGGGAGTACTAGAATATCCATTAATGCACTGGACGGAGGTAGGCGAATCGAAGCTAAAATTGAAGCACACCATCAAAATTCCGATGCAGTTAATGCAGCTCTATTATCAATACCGCTTGCCGGCGTTTCTGCAATTCGAAGCTCACCCTGAATTCCGGTCGAGTAAAGCCGATAAGTAG
- a CDS encoding sigma-54-dependent transcriptional regulator: MKAEAYTIFIVEDDPWYGEILEYHLSLNPDHKLVRFTTGQDCLDNLELRPDLFVLDFSLPDTTGDKLFGKIRNLMPGVPVIVISSQEDISVAINLLKMGVTDYLVKDDTTKDLLWNSIIRIRENQSLKKEVEHLREELGQKFSFSKTLIGQHESLKKVFALMEKAIKVKINVSITGETGTGKEVVAKAIHYNSDRKRKNFVAVNMAAVPRELVESELFGHEKGAFTGALVRKIGKFEEANGGTIFLDEIAEMDLNIQSKLLRVLQEREVVRVGGQEKVKLDIRLIVATHKNLAQEVKKGLFREDLYFRIMGLPIHLPPLRERGNDVLILAKHFIDAFTKENHLEPIQLTKGAKEKLLRYPFPGNVRELKAVVDLAAVMCENNEIRDNDIIFSELREEELFTGELKTLRQYTCDIVKYYLRKNNDDVLATARQLDIGKSTIYKMIQSGEIT, from the coding sequence ATGAAAGCCGAAGCCTACACCATTTTTATAGTTGAAGATGACCCTTGGTACGGCGAGATTCTGGAATATCACCTGAGCCTGAACCCAGACCATAAACTGGTCCGCTTTACAACCGGACAGGACTGCCTCGACAACCTGGAGTTACGCCCCGACCTGTTTGTGCTTGATTTTTCGCTGCCCGACACCACCGGTGACAAGCTGTTTGGAAAGATTCGGAACCTGATGCCCGGAGTTCCGGTCATTGTGATCAGTTCACAGGAAGACATTTCGGTGGCCATCAATCTCCTGAAAATGGGGGTTACCGATTATCTGGTGAAGGACGATACTACCAAGGACCTGCTCTGGAACAGTATCATCCGGATCCGGGAAAACCAGAGTCTCAAAAAAGAAGTTGAGCACCTGCGCGAAGAACTGGGGCAGAAGTTCTCGTTCAGTAAAACCCTTATTGGTCAGCACGAAAGCCTTAAAAAGGTATTTGCGCTGATGGAAAAAGCCATAAAAGTTAAAATTAATGTTTCGATCACGGGCGAGACGGGTACGGGCAAAGAGGTGGTGGCCAAGGCCATTCACTACAACAGCGACCGGAAAAGGAAAAACTTTGTTGCGGTCAATATGGCGGCCGTCCCCCGCGAACTGGTCGAGAGCGAACTGTTTGGCCACGAGAAAGGCGCTTTTACGGGTGCGCTGGTCCGCAAGATTGGTAAGTTTGAAGAAGCCAACGGCGGTACCATTTTCCTCGACGAGATTGCCGAGATGGACCTGAACATTCAGAGCAAGCTTTTGCGGGTGCTTCAGGAGCGCGAGGTGGTTCGAGTAGGGGGTCAGGAAAAAGTAAAGCTCGATATTCGGCTCATTGTAGCCACGCACAAGAATCTGGCGCAGGAAGTGAAAAAGGGTCTCTTTCGGGAAGACCTCTACTTTCGAATCATGGGCCTGCCGATTCACCTGCCTCCCCTGCGCGAACGCGGCAACGATGTACTTATTCTGGCCAAACACTTCATTGATGCCTTTACGAAAGAAAACCATCTGGAGCCTATTCAACTAACCAAAGGAGCAAAAGAGAAGCTTCTGCGCTACCCCTTCCCCGGCAATGTGCGGGAACTAAAAGCCGTGGTGGATTTGGCCGCGGTTATGTGCGAAAACAACGAGATCAGAGATAACGACATTATATTCAGCGAACTGCGGGAAGAAGAACTGTTTACAGGCGAACTCAAGACCCTTCGACAATACACCTGCGATATTGTCAAGTACTACCTGCGCAAAAACAACGATGACGTACTGGCTACCGCCCGGCAGCTCGACATTGGCAAAAGCACCATTTATAAAATGATTCAATCGGGCGAGATCACCTAA